The following is a genomic window from Acidobacteriota bacterium.
GTGATCGCCGTCCCCCCCTTGCCCGCGCGGGCCGTCCTGCCGATGCGGTGGACGTAGTCCTCCGGGTCCTGGGGGACGTCGTAGTTGACGACGTGGGAGATTCCCGTGATGTCCAGCCCGCGCCCCGCGACGTCGGTGGCGACCAGGATCCGGAACTCCTTGTCCTTGAACATCCGGACGATCGCCTCGCGCGTGCGCTGGGTCTGGAGGCTGCTGAGCGACCCCGCCTCGAACCCGGCCTGTCGCAGGCGCCGGGCGATCTCCGTCGTCGCCTCGCGCGTCGCCGTGAAGACGAGGCCGAGATCGGGAGGATCCTGCTTCAGGATCTTGACCAGCATCTCCTCCTTGTCGCGATGGGAGCAGCGGACGACGCGCTGGACGACCCGCTCCGCGAGGAGCGTCGGAGGGCTCACCTGCACGCTGATCGGATCGTGCATGTAGGCGGAGGCGATCTTCATGACCGGCCCGGCGAGCGTCGCGGAAAAAAGGAGCGTCTGCCGGCTCGACGGCGCCGACTTCAGGATGAAGTCGACGTCCTCGATGAAGCCCATGTCGAGCATCCGGTCGGCCTCGTCGAGGACCAGGTAGCGGAGGTACCGCATCCGGATGACGCTGGTTCGGATGAACTCGATGAGGCGCCCCGGCGTCCCGACGACGATGTCCGGCCCCGCGAAGACCGACTTGCGCTGATGGCCCAGGGCCGTGCCGCCGTAGATGACCGCCGCCTTCACGCCGATGCGGCCGCCGAGGTCGATGGCGACCTGACCGACCTGGAGCGCGAGCTCCCGGGTCGGGCAGACGATGAGCGCCTGGACGTGGCCGTTGGGCTTGAGCCCCTGCAGGATCGGGACGAGGAAGGCGAGGGTCTTCCCGGTGCCCGTCTGCGCCATCCCCGCGACGTCCTTGCCGTCGAGGAGATGCTGGATGACCTTCTCCTGGATGGGCGTGCAGCGGTGGAACCCCATCTCGTGGAGCGCTTCCAGAAGCTCGATGCTGAGTGGAAATTCAGTGAATCGTTTCATCGTGGGTGAAGCAGTCTAGCATTTGCGGCCCTTAGGGTTTGGTATAGACTCCCGGCCATGCCTTCCCCCCTCTGGTCTTTCGAAGATCTGGCCCGTTTCGCGCGGTTCGAGGACGCGGAAGTCCGTTACTGGGCGGCCGATCGGCTCGTCCACCTCTACCCCGAGCGGGCCGCCTCGGCCATCGCCGATCTCCTCTTCGACGACCACGACTCGACGCCGGCCCTCGTGGCCGAGCACCTCGGGACGCACGGACGCCATGAGCACATGCCCGTCCTCGCCAAGGGGTTCACGCGGGGTGCGGGGCTCCTCCCGGGACAGTGCCTCGAGTCGCTCGCGCGCCTCGGATACGCCGAGGCCCCGAGGCTCGCCCGCGCCGCCCTCCACCGGCGGGATCTGGCGGAAGGGGCCCTCGCCCCCATCGTCGCCGGCCTCGCCGAGATGGCGGTGGCCAGGGGGTCGGAGGACGCCGCCGACGCCGCGAGAGAGATCGTCCTGCGGCGCCCCGAGCTGTACGCCGAGCCGGCGGCGCTCAAAGGGTGCCTCCGCATCTTCGGCGACGACCGGCTGGGCGATCTGGTCGGGAAGTGGATCACCGCGCTGCACTTCCGCGGGATCGACTCCGCCGAGGCCGGCATCCAGACGATCCAGGAGAACCTGCAGCTCGACGACGTGTCGTGGTGCCTGCGGACGGATCGCTCGGGGCGCGTCGATCTCGAGCGCTCGCTCCGATCCATCGAGAACGGCTACGACTGCGAGGCCCGCCGGGAGATCCCGGAGTCGGACAGGGCCGCCCTGGCCGAGGCCTTCGCCGGCGGCGAGTTCCGGACGATGGCCGGCCGGCTCGCCGCCCTCGTGGCCGCGCGGGCGCGCGCCGTCACCGCTTCCTCGGCCGACCCCGGCGACGTGCTGCCGAAGCGCCTCGCCGCCCTCGCCTCCGGATTCGAGCGCGACGAGGTGCTCCACGAGGCGGAGCGGCTCGGCCACCCGATGCACACGTGGGTGATCTCACTCCTCCTGTCCGCCCTCTTCAAGACGGCCCCCTACCTGAACTTCGAGCGCGAGTGCGATCGCGCCGGGAACGATCTCGACAGGCTGCTCGCCCTCGGCGAGAGGGAGACGGGGGCGCTCTTCAAGGTCCTTCCCGCGAAGCTGGCGGCGGCAGCCACCGGCGAGTCGCGCGATCGGCTGGAGCAGTGGTGCGTCGCAACGCTCGAGGCGCGCGGCCCCTTCTTCCCGAAGGTGATCGCGATCGACACGCTGGGCGAGATGAAGCTCCCGGCCCACATCCCGCTCCTCCTGGGCTACCTCGCCGAGGAGAACGGCTTCATGTACGGAGCGGCGGAGCGGGCCATCGTGAAGTTCGGCGACGAGGCGGTCGACGCCGCCCGCCGCGAGATGGATCGGCACGAGCTGCACCCCGACGCCGTCCACTCGATCCTCGTCGTCCTGTCGGACCTGATGTCGCCGGCGGCGCTCGCCCTGGCCGTCGAGCGGTTCGACGATTTCATGGAGGCCTCCGGCCCCGAGGAAGGTCCGGAGCTGATCGCGCTCCTGGGCGGGCGCGACCTCATCCCCCCCCTGCGGCGCTGGCTCAAGCACGCCGAGTCCTCGGGCTCGCGCGTCTCGGTGCGCGCCAGGATCGGCCACGCCCTGCTGCTCGTCGGCGCCATCCACAACGTCGCGATCCCCGAGGAGGAGGGTCGCCGCACTTCTCTGCGTCGTCATCGCGGGAGGGGCCCTGAGGTTCTGGCGCCTCTCGTCGGTTCCGCCGGCGCTTTACTGCGACGAGGCGTTCCAGGGGTACGAGGCCTACTGCCTCCTCAAGACGGACGCCGATTCGCGAGGCGTTCCCACGCCGCTCTTCTTCGACGTCTTCGGGGCGGGATGGGAAGAACCCCTCTACATCTACCTGACGACCATCCCCGTGGCGATCCTGGGGACGACGGAGGCGGCCGCGCGCGCGGTGGCGGCCGCCGCCGGAACGCTCGACCTCCTCGCCGTCGCCGCCATCGCCTTCGCCCTCGCGGGAAAACGCGCCGCGCTCGCCGCGGCGGCGCTCATGGCCTTCTCCCCGTGGGCGTTTCACCTGAGCCGGGTCGGATTCCAGGCGACGCTCCTCCCTCTCCTCCTCGCGGCCGGGGCGGCGGCGCTCCTCAAGGGTGGGGCGAGCGCGCCCCCGCCCGCCGAGGAGAGTCGACCCCCCGGAGCTCGCCCCGGGTTCGGGTGGATCCTGCTCGGCGCGGCGCTCCTGACGCTTGCTCTCTACACGTACGTCGCGGCCAAGATCGTGGTGCCGATCCTCCTGGCGGCCTTCTGCGTCACGTTCAGGAGGCGCCTCGCGTCCCTGGGAGCCCGGAGACTCGCCCTCCTCGTGGGTGTCGTGACGGTGATCGCGCTGCCCGTCGTGCTCTTCACGCTGACGCCGGGGACGCAGACCCGTGCCAGCGACGTCGGCTTGATGAAGTATTACTCCGGGGCCGACTTCCTCCGGCAGTTCCTCGGGAACTACGCCGGGTATTTCTCACCGCGATTCCTGGTAACCGACGGCGATCCCATCCAGAGGCACCAGGTCGCGGGCT
Proteins encoded in this region:
- a CDS encoding DEAD/DEAH box helicase — translated: MKRFTEFPLSIELLEALHEMGFHRCTPIQEKVIQHLLDGKDVAGMAQTGTGKTLAFLVPILQGLKPNGHVQALIVCPTRELALQVGQVAIDLGGRIGVKAAVIYGGTALGHQRKSVFAGPDIVVGTPGRLIEFIRTSVIRMRYLRYLVLDEADRMLDMGFIEDVDFILKSAPSSRQTLLFSATLAGPVMKIASAYMHDPISVQVSPPTLLAERVVQRVVRCSHRDKEEMLVKILKQDPPDLGLVFTATREATTEIARRLRQAGFEAGSLSSLQTQRTREAIVRMFKDKEFRILVATDVAGRGLDITGISHVVNYDVPQDPEDYVHRIGRTARAGKGGTAITLVATSQDMKRLDAIAKLTKLPMEVEGDGPGVEPLPDEPSRGRGRGRSGDRSRHSSHSSHSSHASHSSHRSHAPKSASDALPAKASSHAPAAKAAGPAQASEGDEAAAAPAGRRRTGRRRGGRGRGGRKPVAPTEDR